The Oncorhynchus mykiss isolate Arlee chromosome 17, USDA_OmykA_1.1, whole genome shotgun sequence genomic interval GTTGAAAGTAGCACTCACTTTGGACATACCAcctattgtttttgtcaaaattgctcaagctaAGTAAATTTGTCTGGGAATCTTTtatggacagcaatattcaaaccttgtctctgattcttcaagcagatttaaatcaggactgagactggaccAGTCAGAAACACTCTTCGaacacctcttggaaagccattctggtgtgtctttggcattTGAATTTGTATAATTATCCCGCGGAAACATACAACTCTATTACCTGGGCTTTGCtcttttcatatttattttgattcTAACAatctccccagtccctgccggtgacaagcataccattaacacgatgctgccaccacaatacttgaaaatacaaATGGATCAACAATACTGAATTCACTCCACATTCTCAACCAAATTTACAGAGTTtaagcaattttgacaaaaacaacgTATAcatgttgccctaagagttgtgtAATGTTGGTAGAATCGTATTCAAAATGTTTCACAGCTGTAATGGTTGCCAAATGTGCTTGCCCCAAatattaactctggggtgtgagGACCTAGGCAATCGAGACATCTccattaatatattttttaataaatttggAAAATAGTCTATAACTTTCTTACACTTTAAAATGTGGAGTAGGTGTTATAGATCTGTAGGAAAAACATCAAATGTAATCCCAAAATGTGAAGAGGGGTGTGTGTAGACTTTCACAAAATATTGTATATTTATGGTACCATGAACAAAGTAATAATGATTAAATATAATACCTACCACTAGTGATCACATTTCtttaaaatataatattttactTCAGTTCAATGCTATGTGTTTCATGTGTATTTTCTATAATATCAAGTGTCATAAATGTGTATTCATGAATTAATtaacctacacacacatacaaacacacacacacgcacacaaacacacaagcacacaggtGATCCCTGGGCTCTCTAGGAACGTTCAAAGCCTTGCAGGCTGTCTAAGgaattatcatcatcattaaccTGTCTACTGGagcgcaggtagcctagcggttaagagcaatGGGCCAGTAACCACAAAgttactggtttgaatcccagagccaacAAGGTGAGAAATcagttgatgtgcccttgagcaaggcacctaaccctaattgctctggatatgAATAGCTCTGACTCTATCTCCCTCAGGAATGTATTCTCTCTGGCTTGATGTCAGTGGGTGGGAAGAAGGTCCTTCACATTGACCGCAACCCTTACTATGGTGGAGAGAGTGCCTCTATCTCCTCCCTAGAAGAGGTTTGTATGaacgcatgcacaaacacacaaacatacaaagcACTGGAGGGTTATTGTATAGTGTTAATGAGAGTGAATGTATTTTGTAGCTATATAAGAGGTTTCAGGTTCCATGTCCAGCTAAGCCAATGGGACGTGGCAGGGACTGGAATGTGGACCTTGTTCCCAAATTTCTACTTGCCAGTGGTGAGGACTATGGTTAATATTATGTACATCTGTCTTGTCGTCATACGTCTAATATGAATGTGAACGTGTTTAACTGTGTCAAGGTCAGAGTTCATTCATATTGTTTtaacctgtgtttgtgtgtttgttcaggTCAGCTGGTTAAAATGCTGGTGTACACCAAGGTAACTCGGTATCTGGACTTTAAGGTGGTGGAGGGCAGCTATGTGTACAGGGCTGGTAAAGTCCACAAGGTCCCTTCAACTGAGGCAGAAGCACTAGCTTCAGGTAATGCATACCCATCAAAATAAACAATATTTGTAACTTACAAATCCTGTGTTTCCGAATTATTGATTCTATACAAAGGATTGCCACATAACAATCAAAGCCAACTGAAATTCATGGACATGACAAATTGATTATCTTGATTTCAAATACATACAATCATTCAAGGTCTCAAACAGTGGTTGTAACATGGTGCTGTGTTTCAGATCTGATGGGGATGTTTGACAAGCGCAGGTTCAGGAAGCTTCTTCTGTTCCTTCTGAACTTTGAGGAGAGAGACCCGCGGACCTACCAGGACATGGACCCCAACAGGACCAGCATGAGGGAGCTGTTCCGCCACTTCGACCTGGGACCAGACATCATGGAGTTCACTGGTCACGCCATGGCCCTGTACCGCAGTGACGAGTCAGTACAAATATTACACAGACAGTCAGaaagacgacacacacacacctatctcaATGGTTGTGTCCCTGTCTTCACAGTTACTTGGATCAGCCGTGCATCCAGACCATCAGACGGATCAAGCTGTATTCTGAGTCTCTGGCTCGGTATAACTTCAGTCCGTACCTCTATCCACTGTATGGGCTAGGGGAATTACCTCAGGGCTTTGCCAGGTAACATAACAGACTCGTAAAGGTACTCAAGAATGCAGAAATACATTAACTTCAAGTTTTTGTTATGGTATTGAACATGGCCGCAATGTAAACCCTTACTATTCCTGTCTGTCTCAGGTTAAGTGCAGTGCATGGAGGGTCCTACATGTTAAacaggggagtggaggagatTGTGATGGACAAGGGCAAAGTGGTAGCAGTGAAATCTGAGGGAGCGGTGAGTGGCTGGTGAAGTAGAGAGTGgacaagagagagcgagagagttgaAGAGGGAATGAATGAATGAGAAATGGTAGAGCATGAACCGGAACATGGGCTGAATATCAGTGTCGTAAATTAGTAGTTGGACCtaatctttctctcttctttcgcTTCCTCTTTGTGAAGATGTTCCGTTGTAAACAGCTGATCTGTGACCCCAGCTACGTGCCCAACCGGGTGAAGAAGGTGGGCCGTGTCATTCGGGTCATCTGTTTACTGAATCATCCAATCAAAAACACCCATGATGCCAACTCCTGTCAAATCATTATCCCTCAAACACAAGTCCACAGGAAATCAGGTATGATCACAGATAGACCAGATATACACAAGAAGTTAGACAAAGGCCTAAGACCCCATATACCAAACAGGGAAAATATGATTGCAGTATTTTTAAAATGGACCCTCTTTGTTTTTCAGATATCTATGTATGTATGGTGTCCTACGCTCACAATGTGGCATCAGAGGGGATGTATATCGCAATGGTGAGCACCACTGTAGAGACCAGTAACCCAGAGAAGGAAGTGCAGCCTGGGTTAGAACTACTAGAGCCCATTCAGCAGAAGTAAGTTCCACACAACCTACTGCAGACTTTTACAACCAGAGCCATTTGTCTATTGTAATGATGCAAGGCTAATTTCATACATACAAAAACAGTTCACTAAAGACTGAATGTGATTGGTCTACAGATTTGTTTCTATCAGCAACATGATGGTCCCCATTGACGATGGAAGGAACAGTCAAGTAAGGGTCAACCACACAACTAACGTCCTCACTGAGATTCAGTTCAGTTCACTTGGTGTAATGGCTGAGGTGTTGGGATTACAGTCGCTGGATCTGGGTTCGAGTCCCAGTTGAGGCTACTGACTGAATGCACTGTAATATACAAACATGTGTTCATATTTCTTGGCCATTGGTTTGTACCAAGATTATAAATTGTGGAGTCTCTGGGTTTTGTTCATTGTGATCCTGTCTCCCTTTTTCAGATCTTTGTGTCTCGCTCCTATGATGCCACGACACACTTTGAGATGGAGTGTGAGGACATCAAGGATATGTATCGCCGCATCACAGGATCAGAATTCATCTTTGGTGACTTACGCAAAGactgtggtggtgatgatgatgacgatgacgaGGACTAAGGGACACTAAGTGGAGTTGCTACCATTTTTGTCTTGAGTGGCTCAGTTGACAGAGCATAGTCCTTGCAACACCAGGATCCTGGGTTCAATTCCCTCTAGGGCGGGCCACCCATccaaaaatgtatgcacactCATGTATGACAACGTCAGCAAATATGACATTACTATTATATTGCGGCTGTCTAAATTGTCCTGGTTTTTACTGTTTTTTGAAGCAACCCTTCGATTCACCTCTTGTATCTCCCAAAATGCCCAGCTTCACAGCTAATCTATCAGTCCTATTTATCATGTGCTTTATGTGGTAGATGCTCTCGTACTCTGATGGCATTGAGACTGGAGAGTGGTAAAGCTAACTAACTCAGTCGATTTAATACTCTGTCTAATAAACAGCACACTTTATTTGACTGTGGTAAATGTAAAATGTGGCCTGAGATTGTGTTTAGTGTGCTCGagtgtgaatgaatgaatgaatggccATGTGTTTGTGTGAAGTAGAACTGGATGGATTATACTAAATGCATCAGAGCAGAGTAATTAGGGATACCCTTACCCTACAGATTAACTCCAAGAAGGACAAAGCCGCTGGAGTtgtgttatgttctattctgagAAAGATAAAGCGGTGGTTCAGAGAGATGGGGGTGGAAGCCAAATGGATAAGACAGACAATGAGATTAGAGAGGTTTACTAATCCCAGTGAAGGACAGTCACCTTGGGTAGATTACATACACATACATGCTTTCACTgacaattaaataaatacaaaacattgtgtgtgtgtatatatatacacagagtggggcaaaaaggtatttagtcagccaccaattgtgcaagttctcccacttaaaaagatgaggcctgtaattttcatcataggtacacttcaactatgacagacgaaatgagaaaagaaaatccagaaaatcacataggatttttaatgaatttatttgcaaattatggtggaaaataagtatttggtcacctacaaacaagcaagatttctggctctcacagacctgtaacttcttctttaagaggctcctctgtcctccactcgttacctgtattaatggcacctgtttgaacttgttatcagtataaaagacacctgtccacaacctcaaacagtcacactccaaactccactatggccaagaccaaagacctgtcaaaggacaccagaaacacatgtgtagacctgcaccaggctgggaagactgaatctgcaataggtaagcagcttggttcgaagaaatcaactgtgggagcaattattaggaaatggaagacatacaagaccactgataatctccctcgatctggggctccacgcaagatctcaccccgtggggtcaaaatgatcacaagaactgtgagcaaaaatcccagaaccacacggggagacctagtgaatgacctgcagagagctgggaccaaagtaacaaagcctaccatcagtaacacacgatgccgccagggactcaaatcctgcagtgtcaaacgtgtccccctgcttaagccaatacatgtccaggcccgtctgaagtttgctagagagcatttggatgatccagaagaagattgggagaatgtcatatggtcagatgaaaccaaaatataactttttggtaaaaactcaactcgtcgtgtttggaggacaaagaatgctgagttgcatccaaagaacaccatacccactgtgaagcatgggggtggaaacatcatgctttggggctgtttttctgcaaagggaccaggacgactgatccgtgtaaaggaaagaatgaatggggccatgtatcgtgagattttgagtgaaaacctccttccatcagcaagggcattgaagatgaaacgtggctgggtctttcagcatgacaatgatcccaaacacaccgcccgggcaacgaaggagtggcttcgtaagaagcatttcaaggtcctggagtggcctagccagtctccagatctcaaccccatagaaaatctttggagggagttgaaagtccgtgttgcccagcaacagccccaaaacatcactgctctaaaggagatctgcatggaggaatgggccaaaataccagcaacagtgtgtgaaaaccttgtgaagacttacagaaaacatttgacctctgtcattgccaacaaaggttatataacaaagtattgagataaacttttgttattgaccaaatatttatttttcaccataatttgcaaataaattcattaaaaaatcctacaatgtgattttctagatttttttcttctcattttgtctgtcatagttgaagtgtacctatgatgaaaattacaggactctctcctcttttcaagtgggagaacttgcacaattggtggctgactaaatacttctttgccccactgtgtgtgtgtgtgtgtatatatatatatatatatatatatatatatatatatatatatatatatatatgtttattgcGTCATTAGTAGCTGGCCTTATGTATTTACCATGATACAGATATATGAAACATTAAATAACACTCCCACCACATATCCTTCAATACTCGTTAGAAATCCTGTTCTCTTTTTCATTTACACATTTCATAACCaaccaatccccccccccctacccctcTGTGGGGAAAGGTCACACAAGCACAAAGTTTGCAAAGGCTAAAAAACATAATTCAGCACTTGAATGAGGACAGACTTTTCCAAATCTTCCATCCCAGTAGTGAAAGTAGTGTCGTTTTTCTTGTTGCTACTCCAGCTCCGTGCTGATTGGAGGAGGAATCAGACCTGCCGCTACCACTCGCCGTTCACTGCTCAGGAAGTTAAAGGTTGCACAAGCGTTTGGCTGAGGAAGGTAAAGGGatgagtgtcagagagagagagggaaaaagctAAATTATAACCGCCCTTCACCTTATTCTTTAGGCAGGGGCTGCCCATGTCTGTGTATGGATGGATAGCTACTTTCCAGGTGGTGGCACACAGTAACTTGATGTGAGAGAAATCTCAAGAGGACATTCTGAACCAGGCTTGGGCAAACCGGCCTATGAATGCTCACGCACTGAAATCTATTGCACAAGCCCAATCCTTCTACTGTTGACAGATGCCAGGTGAGGTCAGGTGTCCCTACCGTGTCCTGCACCTCCACAGCGATGCCTTTGCTCTTGAGGAG includes:
- the zgc:112334 gene encoding rab GDP dissociation inhibitor beta — translated: MQEFDIIVLGTGLKECILSGLMSVGGKKVLHIDRNPYYGGESASISSLEELYKRFQVPCPAKPMGRGRDWNVDLVPKFLLASGQLVKMLVYTKVTRYLDFKVVEGSYVYRAGKVHKVPSTEAEALASDLMGMFDKRRFRKLLLFLLNFEERDPRTYQDMDPNRTSMRELFRHFDLGPDIMEFTGHAMALYRSDDYLDQPCIQTIRRIKLYSESLARYNFSPYLYPLYGLGELPQGFARLSAVHGGSYMLNRGVEEIVMDKGKVVAVKSEGAMFRCKQLICDPSYVPNRVKKVGRVIRVICLLNHPIKNTHDANSCQIIIPQTQVHRKSDIYVCMVSYAHNVASEGMYIAMVSTTVETSNPEKEVQPGLELLEPIQQKFVSISNMMVPIDDGRNSQIFVSRSYDATTHFEMECEDIKDMYRRITGSEFIFGDLRKDCGGDDDDDDED